The following nucleotide sequence is from Archangium lipolyticum.
GAAGGCCTTCAGCGAGGCCTCGGGTCTTCAGCCCGACAGCTCCGAGGCGCTGCTCCTGCTCGCCGAGGCCCGGCGCCGGGAGGGCAACACCCAGGCGTCCATCCTGGCCCTGAAGCAGGCCATGTCGCTCAACCCCGCCGAGGCGCCCGTCATCAAGCGGCGGATCGCCGAGAGCCACGAGCGGGATGGACGTCTCTCCGAGGCCATCGCCCTCCTGCTGGAGCTGCGGGACGCGGACGAGCTCGAGGACGTGGACATCCTCAAGCTGGCCCACCTGCAGACGCTGGAGGGCCAGCACCAGGAGGCCTTCCTGACGCTGGAGCGCATCCAGCGCGAGCGCCCGGATGACGTGGACGCCAAGGTGGTGGAGGCGGAGATCCTCCTGGCCAAGGGCGACGAGGTGCTCGCCACGAAGTTGATGGACCGGCTCCTGGAGGAGCAACCGGGGCTCACGGCGGCGCGGATGTTGCGCGCGCGTTACTTCCTCCAGAGCGGCTATGCGCAGTATGCCGAGCAGGATCTGTCCCAGGTGCAAGGAGAGGACGCCTCGAAGCCCGAGTTCATCGTGTTGAAGGCGCGGGTGCTGTCCTCGCTGGACCGCCATGCGGACGCGGAGGCGGTGCTCGCGGGCGCGGTGTCCCAGTATCCGCAGAACGCGGAGCTGCTCGCGCGGCTGGCCGAGACGAAGCTGCTCCAGGGGAACCAGGCCGAGGCCCTGTCGCTGGTGGAGCGGGCGCTGAAGGTGCAGCCGGACTCCGCCCGCGCCTTCTACGTCCGGGCCCGGGTGCAGGAGGCCCGGGGAGACCTGCGGCATGCGAAGGAGCACTACGGCTACGCCCTCGACGCGAACCCCCGCTTCGCGCCGGCGCTGTCTCGCATGTGGCGCCTGCACCAGCAGGACGGAGACCAGGACAAGGCCCTGCTCTCCCTGGAGCGGCTCATCGATGGGGGCGAGGCCTCGCTGGAGGAGAAGGTGGCGCTCGCCGGCCTGTACGCGAAGACGCGGACGAAGCTCGACCGGGGTCTGAAGCTCATCGGCGAGGCGCTGAAGCAGGACGCGGCCAATCCCGAGTACCTGGACATCCAGAAGGCGCTGAAGAAGGCCCTGCCCAGGAAGAAGGCGTCCGGCCCCATCATCATCCGGGGCTCGCGCCGGTAGGCGGCGGGCTCAGGCCGCGGTCAGCACCACCACGTGGCCGATGACGGGTTGGCCCCCCTGTCTTCGCAGGGTGGCCTCCTGCTCCAGCACCGGGCGCAGGCCCGCGCCACGGGCACAGCCTCGCAGATAGTCGAGGTGGTGGACGTAGCGCGCGCTCGGCTGGAGCCGGTATCCCGGGTCGGTGCCCTTCTCCACGGTGAACGCGAACAGGCCTCCGGGCGCGAGCCTCGGGACGACCCGCTCGAAGAGCCGCTCCAGCGCCCCGAAGTAGACCAGCACGTCCACGGCGACGATGAGATCATGCCGCGCCGTGGTGGAGGCCAGCTCGGCGGTGATCTCCCCGGCCCGCAGCGCATCGTACACCCCGCGCTCGCGCGCCTTGTCCAGCATGCCCCTCGACAGGTCGATGCCCTCCAGCCGCCGGGCCAGGGGCCTCAGGAGGGGACCGGCGAGCCCGGTGCCACAGCCCAGGTCGAGCACGTCGAGCTCCCTCCGTCCCTCGAGCACCACCTGGACGGCGTCCATGAGCCGTTCGGGCGCACGGTAGGCGAGGAAGCCCCGCAGGCTGTCATCGAAGCTGGGGGCATAGACGTCGAAGAGCGCGGCGACATGGGCGTCCGCCATGCGCTCCGGCGGTGGTGCCCCGGTCTCGGCCGCCTCCAGGTAGGCGATGACGTCCTCCCGCGCCGCCTCGGGGACACGCAGGTCGCGGCAGCGCAGCTCGTGAAGGTGGCGGCGGAGCAGGGGAATCTCCCCGGCGCGCCCGGTCTCGCCCAGGATGGAGAGCAGCGTCCGCAGCGAGTCCTTGTCCTCCGGCTGTTGATCCAGCTGCTCGCGCAGCGCCGCCTCCGCCGCCAGCGGCTCCCGCCAGGACCACAGCACCTGGGCCCCGTAGGAGGGAGGCACGAGCTCGGCTCCCTCGAATCCACGGGCTTCCAGCCGCGCACGCCAATCGATGGGGGAGGGCTTCATGCGTCCCCGCAGCGTACACCCCGCGCGAGCCACGAGGCCATTGACGTCGCGCTCGCTCTCCTGGAAGCGAGCGGAGCCTGAACTTCCAGCGGGAGATCAGGTATGAACCCCCGGCATGAAGAAGCGCTACCGCTGCATCACCTGCTCCTACATCTATGACCCCGCCCTGGGCGATCCCGACTCCGGCATCGCGCCGGGCACCGCCTTCGAGGACATCCCGGACTCCTGGTACTGCCCCGAGTGTGGCGCGTCCAAGGCCGACTTCGAGCCCTTCGAGGAGTAGGGGCGGAGCAGGTAGACGACGTGTTGTGAGCCGGGCTCGATGGGCTGGAGCTCGCCGCCCGAGAGCGGTGCGCCGACCAGCTCCATCATCGCGTCCATGTTGCCGTTCATGAAGTACGGGTCGATGCCGTGCTGGGAACCGAGCGCGGCGTGGAATTCGGGGAGGACCTCGAAGGTGACTTCGAGGTCACCGTTGGCCAGGAAGCGGGTCCGGGCCGTGAGGAAGTTGGTGCCCGACTGGAGCCCGCGAGGGATGCGCGCCAGCGAGCGCTGCCAGCCGAGCATCCGGAGCATCGAGTACACGGCCCGGCCCATGGCGGTACGCCCGTAGCCGTCCACCAGCCGGCGGCCGAGCTGATAGCGGGCCTGTTCGCTGGGGACGTCCGGGTAGAGGACCTCGGCGCAGACCCGGAGGGCCGCGAACCAGGTGGGGACGGAGTAGGCGACCAGCAACGGCTGATCCAGGTCGATGCCAATGGCCTTGAGCCGCCTCCGGGCGTCCGCGTCGAGCCGCTCCTTGATGGTGTGCTTGAAGAGGGCCTCCACCACCTGGCTGAAGATGACGGGTTCCTTCCGGGTCGCGAGCACGGGCCTCATCGGGGTGTCCCAGGAACGGAAAGTGTCTCCTGCTTGGGTCCGAGTCGTCATCCGGGGGTCCATCGAAGGTTGATGCGCCGGGGCATCTACCACCGGGGACCCCGCCCGGCGAGGAGGATCCTGCGTTCAGCGGCGGCGGGCGCCCTCCGAGGAGGGCAGCCCCTCGGCGGTGTCCACCACCTTCTCCAGGGCCTTGATGCCCCGGCGCTGGCCCACGGCCACCAGGGTGAGGTTCTCCCGGGCGAAGTAGCGCCGCGCCACCTCGCGCACGTGGGCCGGAGTGGCCTCGTCCACCAGATCCGCGCGCCGGCCGAAGGATTCGGGCCTGCGGAACAGCTCCGTCCCGCCGAACCACCCGGCCAGCTCGCCCGGCGAGTCCTGCGCGAACTCCAACAGCATCCGGTGCCGCCGCTTGGCCCGTGCCAGCTCCTCCTCGCCCACCAACGTGGTGCTCAGCTCGCCCAGCACCCGGAACATCTCCGCCACCACCAGCGAGGCCCGGTCTGGCGCGCTCGCGGCTTCGATCTCGAAGATGCCCGTGTCGTGGAAGGCCTCCAGCGAGGCATGCACCGAGTACGCGAGCCCCCGCTTCTCCACGATCTCGAAGGGCAGCCGCGATGACAGCCCATCGTCGAGGAAGCGCCGCAGCAGTTGCAGGGCGGGCCAGTCCTCGTGGTGCTCGGGGACGGTGCGGAAGCTGAGGCGGAACTCCGTCTGGGCCTCGTCGTGGGTGACCACGTGCAGGTTGGGACCCGCGGGCGTGGACGGTGGCGGGAGATCGACGCTGGCGGGGCCCTCGGGCAGCCGCTCGAAGTGGCGCTCCACCAGGGCGAGCACCTCCTCGCGCTTCACCCGGCCCGCCGCCGTCACCACCATGTTGCCGGTGACGTAGTGGCGCGCGAAGTGCTCGCGTATCTGCGCGTGCGTGAGCTTCGACACCGACTCGCGTGTCCCGGCGATCTTGAAGGCCAGCGGGTGGTGGGGGAAGAGCACCCGCTTGGACAGGTTGTCGATGTCGATGTCCCGGCCCTTGTCGTCCACCTCGTCGAGCATCTCCTCGAGGATGATGCTGCGCTCCACCTCCATGTCGGTGAGCTTGGGGCGGGTGAGCATGTCCCCGAGGATGGCCAGCCCCACGTCCAGGTGCGCCGGGTGCAGGGGCGTGTAGTAGTAGCCGTGGTCCCTCGTGGTGACGCCGTTGAGGTTGCCGCCCACCTCCTCCACGGCCGAGTTCATCCGGAGGGTGTCCGGCCAGCCCTCGCTGCCGCGGAAGAAGAGGTGCTCCAGGAAGTGGCTGACGCCGTTGTTGGCGGCCGTCTCGTGACGGCTGCCGGTGCGCACGTACACCGCGAGCAGGGCGGTGTGCAGGTGCGGGGTCTCGATGGTGACGACGCGCAGGCCGTTGGGCAGCACGTCTCGGTGGTAGGCGAAGCTCATGCGCGTGGAAGCTTGACGGAGAAGGTGGTGCCCCGGCCGGCCTCGCTCTGGCATTCCAGGGTGCCGCCATGGGTCTTGAGGATCTGCTGGCAGACGGCGAGGCCCAGCCCCGTACCGTCCTCCTTGGTGGAGAAGAAGGGTTCGAAGATGCGGGAGCGGATGGCCTCGGTCAT
It contains:
- the rd gene encoding rubredoxin, which translates into the protein MKKRYRCITCSYIYDPALGDPDSGIAPGTAFEDIPDSWYCPECGASKADFEPFEE
- a CDS encoding class I SAM-dependent DNA methyltransferase gives rise to the protein MKPSPIDWRARLEARGFEGAELVPPSYGAQVLWSWREPLAAEAALREQLDQQPEDKDSLRTLLSILGETGRAGEIPLLRRHLHELRCRDLRVPEAAREDVIAYLEAAETGAPPPERMADAHVAALFDVYAPSFDDSLRGFLAYRAPERLMDAVQVVLEGRRELDVLDLGCGTGLAGPLLRPLARRLEGIDLSRGMLDKARERGVYDALRAGEITAELASTTARHDLIVAVDVLVYFGALERLFERVVPRLAPGGLFAFTVEKGTDPGYRLQPSARYVHHLDYLRGCARGAGLRPVLEQEATLRRQGGQPVIGHVVVLTAA
- a CDS encoding M16 family metallopeptidase, whose protein sequence is MSFAYHRDVLPNGLRVVTIETPHLHTALLAVYVRTGSRHETAANNGVSHFLEHLFFRGSEGWPDTLRMNSAVEEVGGNLNGVTTRDHGYYYTPLHPAHLDVGLAILGDMLTRPKLTDMEVERSIILEEMLDEVDDKGRDIDIDNLSKRVLFPHHPLAFKIAGTRESVSKLTHAQIREHFARHYVTGNMVVTAAGRVKREEVLALVERHFERLPEGPASVDLPPPSTPAGPNLHVVTHDEAQTEFRLSFRTVPEHHEDWPALQLLRRFLDDGLSSRLPFEIVEKRGLAYSVHASLEAFHDTGIFEIEAASAPDRASLVVAEMFRVLGELSTTLVGEEELARAKRRHRMLLEFAQDSPGELAGWFGGTELFRRPESFGRRADLVDEATPAHVREVARRYFARENLTLVAVGQRRGIKALEKVVDTAEGLPSSEGARRR
- a CDS encoding tetratricopeptide repeat protein, with amino-acid sequence MQFELPRPLWALALMLPLACKDPDTLSVQTRAQRFQARLEEGRHQLANGQPEQAAKAFSEASGLQPDSSEALLLLAEARRREGNTQASILALKQAMSLNPAEAPVIKRRIAESHERDGRLSEAIALLLELRDADELEDVDILKLAHLQTLEGQHQEAFLTLERIQRERPDDVDAKVVEAEILLAKGDEVLATKLMDRLLEEQPGLTAARMLRARYFLQSGYAQYAEQDLSQVQGEDASKPEFIVLKARVLSSLDRHADAEAVLAGAVSQYPQNAELLARLAETKLLQGNQAEALSLVERALKVQPDSARAFYVRARVQEARGDLRHAKEHYGYALDANPRFAPALSRMWRLHQQDGDQDKALLSLERLIDGGEASLEEKVALAGLYAKTRTKLDRGLKLIGEALKQDAANPEYLDIQKALKKALPRKKASGPIIIRGSRR